One region of Arthrobacter sp. StoSoilB22 genomic DNA includes:
- a CDS encoding MarR family transcriptional regulator produces MSDAPRLRHQVCFALYSASKAATAVYRPVLEELGLTYPQYLVMLVLWEQEPRSVRDLGSELGLDSGTLSPLLKRLEVMGLVERHRSAEDERRVDVVLTDAGTALSANAQAVPQRLADAAGLSAEEIGQLHATLGKLTAALNSSL; encoded by the coding sequence ATGAGTGATGCACCCCGCCTCCGCCATCAGGTCTGCTTTGCGCTGTACTCGGCGTCCAAAGCGGCGACGGCGGTCTACCGCCCCGTGCTGGAGGAGCTCGGCCTGACCTATCCGCAGTACCTGGTGATGCTGGTCCTCTGGGAGCAGGAGCCACGGAGTGTCCGTGACCTTGGTTCGGAACTGGGCTTGGATTCCGGAACGTTGTCCCCCCTGCTCAAGCGCCTGGAGGTCATGGGACTGGTGGAACGCCACCGCTCGGCCGAGGATGAGCGCCGGGTGGATGTAGTCCTGACCGACGCAGGCACCGCGTTGAGCGCCAACGCCCAGGCTGTACCCCAGCGCCTCGCTGACGCTGCCGGCCTCTCGGCCGAGGAAATCGGGCAGCTGCACGCCACGCTCGGCAAGCTCACGGCAGCGCTGAACAGCTCACTCTGA
- a CDS encoding amidohydrolase: MRNYTTETEPAPVVSPWVDELLPGLIEFRRDLHAHPELSFKEFRTTDKLVERLEAAGLKPRRLDETGLTVDVGEGPIATALRGDIDALPIIEETGLPFASKNHGVTHACGHDVHTTAMLGIALTLQRMHKNNPLGGTVRIIFQPAEETMPGGALSCIEQGVLEGVPRILALHCDPRINVGQIGTRIGAITSASDTIKIELSGRGGHTSRPHLTEDLVFALAQIAVNVPAVLSRRVDVRSGVSVVWGQISAGSAPNAIPGSGYMAGTMRCLDRDAWHSAGELLDDVVRQVAAPYGVDVHLEHTRGVPPVVNSEHETALIEASARAELGENAVVLTPQSMGGEDFAWFLADIPGAMMRLGTHTPGGEEYDLHRGDFIVDERALGYAIRVLTAAALRTIRDLEQ, encoded by the coding sequence GTGCGCAATTACACGACTGAAACCGAGCCCGCTCCCGTTGTGAGTCCTTGGGTTGATGAACTGCTCCCCGGACTGATCGAGTTCAGGAGGGACCTCCACGCGCACCCGGAGTTGTCCTTTAAGGAATTCCGCACCACGGACAAGCTCGTGGAGCGGCTGGAAGCAGCCGGGCTGAAGCCGCGGCGTCTGGATGAGACCGGACTGACGGTTGACGTGGGTGAGGGCCCCATTGCCACTGCCCTTCGCGGGGACATCGACGCATTGCCGATCATTGAGGAAACCGGCCTGCCCTTCGCGTCGAAGAACCATGGCGTTACGCATGCGTGCGGGCATGACGTCCACACCACCGCCATGCTGGGCATCGCCTTGACGCTGCAGCGGATGCACAAGAACAACCCGCTGGGTGGCACGGTACGGATCATCTTCCAGCCGGCCGAGGAAACCATGCCGGGCGGCGCCCTGTCCTGCATTGAGCAGGGTGTGCTTGAGGGCGTGCCGCGCATCCTTGCGCTGCACTGCGATCCGAGGATTAATGTGGGGCAGATCGGCACCCGCATTGGTGCCATCACTTCGGCCTCGGACACCATCAAAATTGAGCTTTCCGGCCGCGGCGGCCACACATCACGGCCGCATCTGACCGAGGACCTTGTGTTCGCGTTGGCCCAGATTGCGGTCAATGTGCCGGCAGTGCTTTCCCGCCGGGTGGATGTCCGCAGCGGTGTGTCGGTGGTGTGGGGCCAAATTTCCGCTGGTTCCGCGCCGAATGCCATACCGGGCTCCGGCTATATGGCGGGGACCATGCGCTGCCTGGACCGTGATGCCTGGCATAGCGCGGGGGAGTTGCTGGACGACGTGGTCCGGCAGGTTGCCGCGCCCTACGGCGTTGATGTGCACCTGGAACACACCCGCGGTGTGCCGCCCGTGGTGAACTCTGAGCATGAGACCGCCCTCATTGAAGCCTCTGCCCGCGCTGAGCTGGGTGAGAACGCAGTGGTCCTCACGCCGCAGTCCATGGGTGGCGAGGACTTCGCCTGGTTCCTTGCCGACATTCCGGGTGCCATGATGCGCCTGGGCACGCACACTCCTGGCGGCGAAGAGTACGACCTCCACCGCGGTGACTTCATTGTTGACGAGCGCGCCCTCGGATACGCCATCCGCGTCCTGACCGCCGCCGCCCTCCGCACCATCCGCGACCTCGAGCAGTAA
- a CDS encoding organic hydroperoxide resistance protein — MKTLYTAEALASGEGRDGNARTNDGKLDVALASPKELGGNGEGTNPEQLFAAGYAACFHSALRLVGRKERVDLTDSAVAARIHIGPLTDSEGFGLAAELEIALPALDRETAEQLMHKAHQVCPYSNATRGNMAVDLKLVEFAA, encoded by the coding sequence ATGAAGACTCTCTACACTGCTGAGGCACTGGCCTCCGGCGAAGGCCGCGACGGCAACGCCCGCACCAATGATGGCAAGCTGGATGTCGCACTTGCCAGCCCCAAGGAGCTCGGCGGAAACGGCGAAGGCACCAATCCGGAGCAGCTCTTCGCCGCCGGTTACGCAGCCTGCTTCCACTCCGCCTTGCGGTTGGTAGGGCGCAAGGAGCGCGTTGACCTGACCGATTCGGCCGTCGCCGCCAGGATCCACATCGGCCCGCTGACCGACAGCGAAGGCTTCGGCCTCGCTGCCGAACTGGAAATCGCCCTGCCTGCCCTGGACCGCGAAACGGCTGAGCAACTCATGCACAAAGCGCACCAGGTGTGCCCTTACTCCAACGCCACCCGCGGCAACATGGCCGTAGACCTCAAGCTCGTGGAGTTCGCAGCATGA